AAGACCACCAGGCGAGGCACTGGCCATGCCGACGACCTTGTTGCGAAACGGCAGGACGCCATCGGACCACTGCGCATCGCCCTTGACCGGGCTGGAGGCCCAGTCGATCGCGTTCTTGAGCAGGGCAGGGTAGCTGCCGTTGTACTCGGGGCTGCAGACAATCCAGGCGGCATGGCTGTGCATGGCTTGCTTGAGGCGAATGACATCGGCTGGAGTGCCCTGCGCTTCGAGGTCGGCGTTGTAGAGGGGGATGTCGTAGTCCGACAGCTCCAGCAGGCTGGGCTCTGCGCCTTGCTGCCGGGCGATGGAGGCGGCCACCTTGGCCAGCTTGCGGTTGTACGAGTCTTGGCGGGTGCTGCCCGCAAAAATGAGGATTTGCATGCAGGCATTGCAGCACAGAGCGATTGCACTTTTCATGCGTAGGCAGGGTGATCAGGGCAAACAACTAGGCCGTAGCTGTGGCTGCCATGTTTCACGTGAAACCCCCCTGGCAAGGCATTGTTGCGCCAATGGTGGGAAAATTGCAGGTTCCCCGCAGGGCTGGACATGGCGCGAAAACATGTCCGCCTGCCATGAGAGCCGAGGCATGGTTGCTTCGTGCAGGGGCAAGGGCCGGGCTTGGCCCGGAGCAGAAATATGTTGTACCCACAGGAATTTGACGTGATCGTGGTCGGTGGCGGCCACGCCGGCACCGAGGCTGCGTTGGCCGCTGCGCGCATGGGCAGCAAGACATTGCTGCTGACCCACAATATCGAAACCCTGGGGCAGATGAGCTGCAACCCCAGCATCGGCGGCATCGGCAAGGGTCACCTGGTCAAGGAGGTCGATGCCCTGGGCGGTGCCATGGCTCTGGCGACCGACAAGGGCGGCATCCAGTTCCGCATTCTGAACAGCTCCAAGGGACCGGCCGTGCGTGCCACGCGCGCCCAGGCCGACCGCATTCTGTACAAGGCCGCGA
This window of the Comamonas testosteroni genome carries:
- a CDS encoding NADPH-dependent FMN reductase is translated as MQILIFAGSTRQDSYNRKLAKVAASIARQQGAEPSLLELSDYDIPLYNADLEAQGTPADVIRLKQAMHSHAAWIVCSPEYNGSYPALLKNAIDWASSPVKGDAQWSDGVLPFRNKVVGMASASPGGLGGLRAQSHLAALLLNLECWVAPRSHAVSQAGEAFDAQGHLVRAQNQQGMEALVQQVLWAAGRLG